A genomic window from Salvia miltiorrhiza cultivar Shanhuang (shh) chromosome 5, IMPLAD_Smil_shh, whole genome shotgun sequence includes:
- the LOC131025524 gene encoding uncharacterized protein LOC131025524, which produces MGRRKDLTSEERQAMAFFLLQNSTDGKLHHGTITAAMAKWGCCRSSVSRLWQAAKKEQAQGQLVSVQSKKINKCRRKRVQIDLELISSLELHKRGTIRRLATCINCSKSTVGRWISKGLIRAHSSAIRPNLTDPNKLLRLRFSLEQIEYDRICNVLKFKNMHNVVHIDEKWFYITKANHKFYLTPEETDPHRTYKSKKFIKKVMFSCAVGRPLFNEDESVLFDGKIGIFPFTEMVPAKRTSKNRLAGTMEEKQIQSITKEVMKACYISKLIHAIWDKWPQFASKTIYIQQDNARPHIKDNDPDWRVCVNA; this is translated from the exons atggGTAGAAGGAAGGATTTAACAAGTGAGGAAAGGCAAGCCATGgccttctttcttcttcaaaattcaACAGATGGGAAGCTCCACCATGGGACTATCACTGCTGCCATGGCGAAATGGGGGTGTTGTCGGAGCTCCGTTTCGCGTTTATGGCAGGCTGCAAAAAAGGAGCAAGCACAAGGTCAATTAGTATCCGTTCAAagcaaaaaaatcaacaaatgtAGAAGAAAAAGAGTGCAAATAGATTTAGAACTCATATCTAGTCTAGAGTTGCATAAAAGGGGAACCATTCGAAGACTAGCAACATGTATTAATTGCTCGAAGAGTACAGTGGGCAGATGGATCTCAAAGGGGCTGATCAGAGCTCATTCAAGTGCTATCCGACCCAATTTGACGGATCCCAACAAGTTGTTGAGGCTACGGTTCTCTCTTGAACAAATTGAATATGATAGGATATGCAATGTCCTAAAGTTCAAGAATATGCACAATGTAGTGCACATTGATGAGAAGTGGTTCTACATCACCAAAGCAAACCACAAATTTTACTTAACTCCAGAGGAAACTGATCCACATCGCACTTACAAGAGTAAGAAGTTTATCAAAAAAGTTATGTTTAGTTGTGCAGTGGGCAGACCTCTATTTAATGAAGATGAGAGTGTGTTATTCGATGGCAAGATAGGGATTTTTCCTTTCACAGAGATGGTACCAGCCAAGAGAACAAGTAAGAACAGGCTGGCTGGAACAATGGAGGAGAAGCAAATCCAATCCATCACTAAAGAAGTGATGAAGGCCTGCTATATCTCCAAG TTAATTCATGCAATTTGGGACAAATGGCCTCAATTTGCAagcaaaactatatatatacagcAAGATAATGCAAGGCCACATATTAAGGACAATGATCCAGATTGGAGAGTTTGTGTGAATGCATAG
- the LOC130986063 gene encoding uncharacterized protein LOC130986063 isoform X6, with translation MAGGGGGGTGTGGRKYSCKTATETLEWIHGIIGFLARYRFFLDAHVVNFFKDRLWEAVDGEWMDCLRKEPVEKLLQIPSGVVQDHWPASLKDYVLTVRSLSLPRDQADIQEAFPGVRVAELNNVISQGMNRKKKHEIEVLAAVIGSIARRVGSNTVIDVGSGQGYLAQVLSFEQDLSVIAIDASSHHGSITDARAKRIEKYYAAKLCNSRLQNKGFSRPRTVTCQVLSPAMLKHVGSSLVQVDDLDKPIIIRGQADRKSVEETHGSKSLSSLKDNAKSSLVLAGLHACGDLSVTMLRTFMECDEVKAVISVGCCYNLLSEDDTMEADNQFGFPVSNGAKSASFKLGKNARDLACQSPDRWRTLGEAAGLHNFELHSFRASFQMAVKARLCAANTTEGSWSWMQIQLIVLNLSLRKIFHGLQLTPI, from the exons ATGgctggaggaggcggcggcggcaccgGCACCGGCGGGCGCAAATACTCGTGCAAGACGGCAACAGAAACTCTGGAGTGGATCCATGGCATAATAGGCTTCCTTGCCCGTTACCGATTCTTCTTAGACGCTCACGTCGTCAATTTCTTCAAG GATAGACTGTGGGAAGCAGTTGATGGAGAGTGGATGGATTGCCTGCGGAAAGAGCCTGTCGAGAAACTGCTGCAAATTCCTTCTGGTGTGGTCCAG GATCATTGGCCTGCTTCACTCAAGGACTATGTTCTCACAGTGAGGTCCCTTAGTCTTCCTCGGGACCAGGCAGATATACAGGAG GCTTTCCCAGGTGTCAGAGTAGCAGAACTGAATAACGTAATTTCCCAAGGCATGAACCGGAAGAAAAAACATGAA ATAGAAGTCCTTGCTGCTGTTATTGGTTCAATTGCTAGGAGAGTTGGATCCAACACTGTCATCGATGTTGGTTCGGGTCAG GGCTACCTTGCTCAAGTTCTTTCATTTGAGCAAGATCTTTCTGTAATAGCAATTGATGCCTCTTCCCACCATGGGAGCATCACTGATGCACGGGCTAAACGAATTGAGAAATATTATGCAGCTAAATTATGCAATTCTAG ATTACAAAATAAAGGTTTCAGCAGACCCAGAACAGTCACATGCCAAGTGCTATCCCCTGCGATGTTGAAACATGTCGGCAGCTCCTTAGTCCAGGTTGACGATTTGGATAAGCCTATTATTATCAGAGGACAGGCTGATAGAAAATCCGTAGAAGAAACTCATGGAAGTAAATCTCTCTCATCCTTGAAAGACAATGCCAAGTCTTCATTGGTTCTGGCTGGACTGCATGCCTGTGGAGATCTTTCAGTGACTATGCTTAG GACATTCATGGAATGTGATGAAGTTAAAGCAGTGATAAGCGTCGGTTGTTGTTATAATTTATTATCTGAAGATGACACCATGGAGGCAGATAATCAATTTGGTTTCCCAGTGAGCAATGGTGCTAAATCTGCAAGTTTCAAGCTAGGAAAAAATGCCCGTGATCTTGCCTGTCAG AGTCCAGATAGATGGAGAACTTTGGGAGAAGCTGCTGGCCTCCACAATTTTGAGCTTCATTCATTTCGTGCTTCCTTTCAAATG